The DNA window TTCAGCTGCTTTTACTAGATGGGCAAAGCTGTTTCCAATACCAAGAACAAATTTAAAGACCATGTGCTCACATAGGCTGTGATTAGAAGCCTTACCTTCCAGAGATGACTTCAGGGGCTGCATAATTTGGGGAACCACAGCTGGTGCGTAGAAATTCACCATCTGACATCATGTTGGACAAGcctaaaaccaaaatgtttatGACACTTGTGTGTTCGATGTGAAGGTCCAGCCACAGGGGACTCCATGTTGCACAGAGGAGGAGGGGTATAGCAAGTGGAGGGGGAAATTTGGAGGGGAACTGTTGACATAATTTAGATAGACTCCTTTGAGCTGATTTGctaataataatgataacaataataattggcaaattattatcatcatcacaTCCAACCAAGGAATATTCACTCCAGGCTAATTTTGCTTATCTAAGCTGCAAATCCtagggttttctttctttagcacagaggaaaagaaatataattcaACCCAGAGCACTTACTTTATATGGGAATTATGTGGGGTTGTGAAATTTGTAAATCTTCAAAAGGATTTATCACTGCTAGAAAGGACTCACCGGGGCTGAGCTGGTAGCCCAGCTATTTCAATGGATTTCAGTTGCTAATGCCACTTAAAGGCTCCTGTTATTGCTCATTTGTAAAATGAAGTGAGGCCAAGAGCACGTGGCCAAACGTATGGAGaacacacatgaaaataaaCCCACGCAGACAGCTCACCCTGGTATTGACTGCACTGAGTCTATCTTAAACATAAATCAACTAAATCTTTCTATTAGGTGATTATactaaaacacagcaaagatTTGCAAATTACTTTGCTGCTCCATTCTTAATGCCAGTACAGAAGCAGCCTACAATAAGTAATCCTTGCTTTTACAAAAAGGCTGGTGTTTATAACTGTGGGCTTTTCAGGTAAAGCAACTGCTAGTGGTTAGGAAAACAGGCTCTGGGTTTTGTAAGGCATGCTACacggacacgctccagcaagTGCCTCGGAGCTGGCTGCATTTCTGGAATGCTGCCGGGGTCACATACCAAAATCAGCTATCTTTGCATTCATGTGTGCATCCAGCAGCACGTTCTCTGGTTTCAAGTCTCGGTGGACAACCATGTGTCTGTGGCAGTAATCCACTGCAGAGAGAATCTGCTGGAAAAGGCGTCGAGCTTCTGCCTCTTCAACCTATGGATGCAAGTGAAAATAGTCCTGAAGGTTGGTCTGCGCGCAGAGCTGGCAAGGGAAGGTTTGACTTAGCAAGGAGCCAAAATGTTCCAGGGTGCAGAGAGGGAATCACAGTGAGCTTGTGACCAGAAGCAGCAGATAAAGCAGATTTCCCCCTTTGCATTTTATAATGTGCAAACGATATAGCCCAGAGGTGAAATTAGAAACCTAAATTCAGCTGAGCTATCAAAAACTTATTGGTGGCACCTATGAGGCAATGGCCTGTTGTCCCAATGCGTCCAGTTCTGCTATGCAGCACATGCAGATCAAGGCTGGACAAAGCACTGCAGAGGATGCTGGAAGGAGCAATTCCTCATGGACAGATGGCATTGGGAAAAAATGCTAAAGACGGAATATAGTAATGATTTTAATTAGCTATATAAGCTATAAAGCTGCAGAGCTATATTAGAGaaactatatttaaaacaatGAGGAgactgattattttatttttactgatgaCTTCCTAAAGACtctcttcattaaaaatttagTTTCTGAATACAAAAGTTTAGAAAGGATCCAAATTAGTCACTGAAAAGGTCCAGATGGGTAAAATGTGCTGGAAATCAGACctgtacacagaaaacaaaatggagtCAGCTCCATCAACCAGTGCACTGATCTAAACCAACTTATTGTAAATGTATTGATTTTTGTTGTACAGAGAGGAAACATATGATGGGCTGATCTTTCACCTGAAGCCTTATTCTGGATGTCCACTTCATCTCCTTGCCCTGCAGTTGCTCCCAGCCTACGAGGATGTCCACAGGGCAGACACTAGTGATTTTCTTTGTTAGCATCATATCACATTTCATGGGTTCAGCCTACACCTCAGGTGATTTATACCCAGCAGGATTACTGGCATTTGAAAATGTGTTCAGATGAGCTACATCCTTAAAAAGTCTTCAAAAAACCTGATGTGGAGTAAAGAGGGAGGTGAATGACTGGGACTGAGACCACACTGACGGCTCTTCCCCTCGGGTGCCATGCACACATGTAAATCTGCTGCTGAACTGTGGGGGTTTTGACAGGCAACCCATAGctaaaaatcataaaaatatgCTAGTTTTCCAAATATTTGCACTATGCAATGTGTTACCTTGGATATTTTGGTTTGCGTATCAAAATACATCAGAGAACGTTGCAAAAAATCACACGCAACTTTTGTGCGAGCCGGGTACGAGACACTCCAGATGGGATTGCTGTGAAGCAACTTCTATTTTGGGCCTTAACCTTAACTGCATTCTCTTTAGCAGCCGTTTTGCTTCTAAACACCATCCTCTTCCCACACAACTGTTTGGGCTGACATGGTACTGGCACTTACACGTCCGTGCTTACAGATGTAATCAAATAATTCACCTCCAGATACATATTCCATGACCATGAAGAAGTCCGTTGGCGTGCTGATGACCTGGTACCTTCAAAAACACAagcaaatttagaaaaaaaaaattaagaagagggaaaagcatTTAAACACATTATTAGTTTCATGTCAGCCCTTAAAATTGCTTTCTACTTCTCAAAAGCCATCTTTTATTTCAAGTCTAATCTTTCACCTGTCTATGAAAGGGTCTCTCTTACAGACCTATGGTTTTTCTTCAAGCTTTTAATTAATCCTCTGAAATCTCTGCCAGACAATCCCACCTCATTTAGAACTGTCCTGACTTTCAAATTTCCATTTTGGCTAAGATCTGCAACAGGAGCTATAGAAATGAAGGCTTTTTTTAGCTGGTGGCAGGGAGGGGATATATTTGGTTTCCGTCATATCAAAGATAAAGGAGATAAAGAAGAACTCCAGACACTAGAGGGAGCTTCTTTTGGAAAGGTATAGAAACAAAGATGAGCACCCCAAAAGATCACagctatttttcaaatattaaatcCCTCTATATTCTGgaatggagggagaaaaaaagagtatcACCCTTGACTTGCAAATTTATTCTCCATTTTCGTTCAGAATGATCCCTGAGCACTGCAAAGGCATTTCAGTGTCCCAGCTAGCACAAACTGCCTGCGATCAGCTGAGGTCAATGCAGCTACAGGAATTCATAGCACCACCAGCTGAGATGCCCCTCTGTTTATTTCAGATACGTTGTTGCTCTTGCCTTTTTACAGCTGAATTACTGAAAGTTGTAATTTGTAACAAAGAGATTTCAAACAATTTTCAGAGATCAGCAAGTGAACCGGTGATAGTCCCATAAAAATCAATAggatttttctgaagtgctttggACCCAAACATCTAAGCTATTGTTCATCGCCCCactatttcttttatatatatgtaaaaagcTATTGAAAGAGGAGGTTTATGTACCATGGTCTCCTCCTCACCTCCTTCATTATCATTGTATTTCATGATTGCAGTATGTACCATAGAACACAGATACTATTAAACTGGGTTTAATTTTTAGGCTGTAATAGTTTGACAAATGTGTGAACAGGACTTAACTTGCAGGATGCTGGATGCACAGCTGGGGACTCTTGCTGGCTTTTTTGTGAAATAATACCAATCTGTTCTCCAATAAATCCATGGAACTGTGAAGTTACTCTAAAGTCAACAGTTGCTGCATGGTTAGTTATTTAACTGTAGAGAGAATTTGTTTTCCCTTGCCTCTAAGTCCCAGGTATTTGCTATATCTCATGCCAGTTTTAAGGCTGACCTAAATGTCAACTTATCCTTGCAGTTACCATTCAACAGCTTTCTTTTATAGAAATGCCAAAGATATTATCGAGTGCCTCATTAATGTGGACTGGCTGCACAAACTGGGGATTGAGAAGGAATCCCAGAGGCTGGAGTGCAGGTGCTGATTTACAACTTAAATTCAGGTTCATCAGAGTGGCAACTTTGAAAACTTATGTCggaataataaatttaaaaaaaaaaatgttcctttaaGCTCTGGATAATCAGGCCATTAAAACATAAATCCTATTGACTTCAGGCCAAGGCTTCACTCTGCGAGCCTGATCGTGCTGCGATTCCTCAGGCACAATTCTCAGCAGCTTCAAGTCTGGAGATACCAAGCCAAAAAACAGTCATCACAAAAACTCCTACTAGCACCCCAATGCAGGAAAGCCCAGACCCTCCCTATGCACCTTTATAACGGCCTCTGCATAGAAGAGAGGACAGACAGACTGAACAGGTTTAGCTGTGCAAAACGTGATGCAGGGACATCAGTCTGTTGGCTGTTACAATAACCCAGGCTCCCAGTGCCATCATTTTGCAAAGTGTCAGCTGTGCCCCCCTGTAAGTCAGTGGGAGA is part of the Phalacrocorax aristotelis chromosome 6, bGulAri2.1, whole genome shotgun sequence genome and encodes:
- the PRKAA2 gene encoding 5'-AMP-activated protein kinase catalytic subunit alpha-2 isoform X3, which codes for MAEKQKHDGRVKIGHYVLGDTLGVGTFGKVKIGEHQLTGHKVAVKILNRQKIRSLDVVGKIKREIQNLKLFRHPHIIKLYQVISTPTDFFMVMEYVSGGELFDYICKHGRVEEAEARRLFQQILSAVDYCHRHMVVHRDLKPENVLLDAHMNAKIADFGLSNMMSDGEFLRTSCGSPNYAAPEVISGSASVGRVSYELDQHP